In one Capra hircus breed San Clemente chromosome 22, ASM170441v1, whole genome shotgun sequence genomic region, the following are encoded:
- the NR2C2 gene encoding nuclear receptor subfamily 2 group C member 2 isoform X1 has product MATNAEGLVQHRVGTRQVAEVPRTQTSRPESPGMTSPSPRIQIISTDSAVASPQRIQIVTDQQTGQKIQIVTAVDASGSPKQQFILTSPDGAGTGKVILASPETSSAKQLIFTTSDNLVPGRIQIVTDSASVERLLGKTDVQRPQVVEYCVVCGDKASGRHYGAVSCEGCKGFFKRSVRKNLTYSCRSSQDCVINKHHRNRCQFCRLKKCLEMGMKMESVQSERKPFDVQREKPSNCAASTEKIYIRKDLRSPLIATPTFVAEKDGARQTGLLDPGMLVNIQQPLIREDGTVLLATDCKAETSQGALGTLANVVTSLANLSESLNNGDTSEIQPEDQSASEITRAFDTLAKALNTTDSASPPSLADGIDGSSGGGIHVISRDQSTPIIEVEGPLLSDTHVTFKLTMPSPMPEYLNVHYICESASRLLFLSMHWARSIPAFQALGQDCNTSLVRACWNELFTLGLAQCAQVMSLSTILAAIVNHLQNSIQEDKLSGDRIKQVMEHIWKLQEFCNSMARLDIDGYEYAYLKAIVLFSPDHPGLTSTSQIEKFQEKAQMELQDYVQKTYSEDTYRLARILVRLPALRLMSSSITEELFFTGLIGNVSIDSIIPYILKMETAEYNGQITGASL; this is encoded by the exons ATCGTGACTGACCAGCAGACGGGGCAGAAGATCCAGATCGTCACCGCGGTGGACGCCTCCGGATCCCCCAAGCAGCAGTTCATCCTGACCAGCCCCGATGGAGCTGGAACTGGGAAGGTGATCCTGGCTTCCCCAGAGACCTCCAGTGCCAAGCAGCTCATATTCACCACCTCGGACAACCTCGTCCCCGGCAGGATCCAA ATCGTCACGGACTCTGCCTCTGTGGAGCGTTTGCTGGGGAAGACCGACGTCCAGCGGCCCCAGGTGGTAGAGTACTGTGTGGTGTGCGGCGACAAAGCCTCAG GCCGCCACTATGGGGCTGTCAGCTGCGAAGGCTGCAAAGGTTTCTTCAAAAGGAGCGTGAGGAAAAACCTGACCTACAGCTGCCGGAGCAGCCAAGACTGCGTCATCAACAAGCACCACCGGAACCGCTGCCAGTTCTGCCGGCTGAAGAAGTGCTTGGAGATGGGCATGAAGATGGAGT CTGTGCAGAGTGAACGGAAACCCTTTGACGTGCAGCGGGAGAAACCAAGCAATTGTGCTGCGTCCACTGAGAAGATCTACATCCGGAAGGACCTGCGGAGTCCTCTGATCGCCACGCCAACATTCGTGGCTGAGAAGGATGGGGCGAG ACAAACaggtcttcttgatccagggatgcTTGTGAACATCCAGCAGCCTTTGATCCGTGAGGACGGAACGGTTCTCCTGGCCACGGACTGCAAG GCTGAAACAAGCCAGGGAGCCCTGGGCACATTGGCAAATGTAGTCACTTCCCTCGCCAACCTCAGTGAATCCCTTAACAATGGTGACACTTCAGAAATACAGCCGGAGGACCAGTCTGCAAGTGAGATTACTCG GGCATTTGATACCTTAGCGAAGGCACTTAACACCACCGACAGCGCCTCGCCTCCGAGCCTGGCGGACGGGATCGATGGCAGCAGCGGCGGGGGCATCCACGTCATCAGCAGAGACCAGTCCACGCCCATCATTGAGGTCGAGGGCCCCCTCCTCTCAGACACTCACGTCACGTTTAAG CTCACGATGCCCAGCCCGATGCCCGAGTACCTCAACGTGCACTACATCTGCGAGTCGGCCTCACGCCTGCTCTTCCTCTCCATGCACTGGGCCAGGTCCATCCCCGCCTTCCAGGCCCTGGG GCAGGACTGCAACACCAGCCTGGTGCGGGCCTGCTGGAACGAGCTCTTCACCCTCGGCCTGGCCCAGTGCGCCCAGGTCATGAGTCTCTCCACCATCCTGGCCGCCATCGTCAACCACCTGCAGAACAGCATCCAGGAAG ATAAACTTTCTGGAGACCGGATAAAGCAAGTCATGGAGCACAtctggaagctccaggagttctgTAACAGTATGGCGAGACTGGATATAGACGGCTATGAGTATGCATACCTTAAAGCTATAGTTCTCTTTAGCCCCG ATCATCCAGGTTTGACCAGCACAAGCCAGATTGAAAAATTCCAAGAAAAGGCGCAGATGGAGTTGCAGGACTATGTTCAGAAAACCTACTCGGAAGACACCTACCG GTTGGCCCGCATTCTCGTCCGCCTGCCGGCACTCAGGCTGATGAGTTCCAGCATAACGGAAGAGCTGTTTTTTACTGGCCTCATTGGCAATGTTTCGATAGACAGCATCATCCCGTACATCCTCAAGATGGAGACAGCGGAGTATAACGGCCAGATCACCGGAGCCAGCCTATAG
- the NR2C2 gene encoding nuclear receptor subfamily 2 group C member 2 isoform X2, with product MTSPSPRIQIISTDSAVASPQRIQIVTDQQTGQKIQIVTAVDASGSPKQQFILTSPDGAGTGKVILASPETSSAKQLIFTTSDNLVPGRIQIVTDSASVERLLGKTDVQRPQVVEYCVVCGDKASGRHYGAVSCEGCKGFFKRSVRKNLTYSCRSSQDCVINKHHRNRCQFCRLKKCLEMGMKMESVQSERKPFDVQREKPSNCAASTEKIYIRKDLRSPLIATPTFVAEKDGARQTGLLDPGMLVNIQQPLIREDGTVLLATDCKAETSQGALGTLANVVTSLANLSESLNNGDTSEIQPEDQSASEITRAFDTLAKALNTTDSASPPSLADGIDGSSGGGIHVISRDQSTPIIEVEGPLLSDTHVTFKLTMPSPMPEYLNVHYICESASRLLFLSMHWARSIPAFQALGQDCNTSLVRACWNELFTLGLAQCAQVMSLSTILAAIVNHLQNSIQEDKLSGDRIKQVMEHIWKLQEFCNSMARLDIDGYEYAYLKAIVLFSPDHPGLTSTSQIEKFQEKAQMELQDYVQKTYSEDTYRLARILVRLPALRLMSSSITEELFFTGLIGNVSIDSIIPYILKMETAEYNGQITGASL from the exons ATCGTGACTGACCAGCAGACGGGGCAGAAGATCCAGATCGTCACCGCGGTGGACGCCTCCGGATCCCCCAAGCAGCAGTTCATCCTGACCAGCCCCGATGGAGCTGGAACTGGGAAGGTGATCCTGGCTTCCCCAGAGACCTCCAGTGCCAAGCAGCTCATATTCACCACCTCGGACAACCTCGTCCCCGGCAGGATCCAA ATCGTCACGGACTCTGCCTCTGTGGAGCGTTTGCTGGGGAAGACCGACGTCCAGCGGCCCCAGGTGGTAGAGTACTGTGTGGTGTGCGGCGACAAAGCCTCAG GCCGCCACTATGGGGCTGTCAGCTGCGAAGGCTGCAAAGGTTTCTTCAAAAGGAGCGTGAGGAAAAACCTGACCTACAGCTGCCGGAGCAGCCAAGACTGCGTCATCAACAAGCACCACCGGAACCGCTGCCAGTTCTGCCGGCTGAAGAAGTGCTTGGAGATGGGCATGAAGATGGAGT CTGTGCAGAGTGAACGGAAACCCTTTGACGTGCAGCGGGAGAAACCAAGCAATTGTGCTGCGTCCACTGAGAAGATCTACATCCGGAAGGACCTGCGGAGTCCTCTGATCGCCACGCCAACATTCGTGGCTGAGAAGGATGGGGCGAG ACAAACaggtcttcttgatccagggatgcTTGTGAACATCCAGCAGCCTTTGATCCGTGAGGACGGAACGGTTCTCCTGGCCACGGACTGCAAG GCTGAAACAAGCCAGGGAGCCCTGGGCACATTGGCAAATGTAGTCACTTCCCTCGCCAACCTCAGTGAATCCCTTAACAATGGTGACACTTCAGAAATACAGCCGGAGGACCAGTCTGCAAGTGAGATTACTCG GGCATTTGATACCTTAGCGAAGGCACTTAACACCACCGACAGCGCCTCGCCTCCGAGCCTGGCGGACGGGATCGATGGCAGCAGCGGCGGGGGCATCCACGTCATCAGCAGAGACCAGTCCACGCCCATCATTGAGGTCGAGGGCCCCCTCCTCTCAGACACTCACGTCACGTTTAAG CTCACGATGCCCAGCCCGATGCCCGAGTACCTCAACGTGCACTACATCTGCGAGTCGGCCTCACGCCTGCTCTTCCTCTCCATGCACTGGGCCAGGTCCATCCCCGCCTTCCAGGCCCTGGG GCAGGACTGCAACACCAGCCTGGTGCGGGCCTGCTGGAACGAGCTCTTCACCCTCGGCCTGGCCCAGTGCGCCCAGGTCATGAGTCTCTCCACCATCCTGGCCGCCATCGTCAACCACCTGCAGAACAGCATCCAGGAAG ATAAACTTTCTGGAGACCGGATAAAGCAAGTCATGGAGCACAtctggaagctccaggagttctgTAACAGTATGGCGAGACTGGATATAGACGGCTATGAGTATGCATACCTTAAAGCTATAGTTCTCTTTAGCCCCG ATCATCCAGGTTTGACCAGCACAAGCCAGATTGAAAAATTCCAAGAAAAGGCGCAGATGGAGTTGCAGGACTATGTTCAGAAAACCTACTCGGAAGACACCTACCG GTTGGCCCGCATTCTCGTCCGCCTGCCGGCACTCAGGCTGATGAGTTCCAGCATAACGGAAGAGCTGTTTTTTACTGGCCTCATTGGCAATGTTTCGATAGACAGCATCATCCCGTACATCCTCAAGATGGAGACAGCGGAGTATAACGGCCAGATCACCGGAGCCAGCCTATAG